In Nicotiana tabacum cultivar K326 chromosome 10, ASM71507v2, whole genome shotgun sequence, the DNA window atcaagctcagtttcagtaaaaaaaaccttttaaaacaacttttaatagtttcaaacgagtgattaaaacaatgagtaaaaatgatagaacgtaaacagcccctcgggcaaaacatgtaccataaaccgccctcgggcataatatcaacagaaagcccctcgggctacctcacaatcactcgcaataagcccctcgggcataccatgaatcaagaactgcccctcgggcaaaacatggatcaagaacatcCCCTCGGAcaacaatatgaaacaacaacaacccctcgggctacatcatatcactcacactgggtacccgcgctcaatgggggtgtacagactcctagaggggctcgtccaagcgcaataacaagtcatctcgtggcataatcaaacaggccctcggcctcataataagccacctcatggcataacaaatcaggccctcggcctcaaaatcatgaatcagtacacactgctgcggcgcgcatcccgatctcataatatcctcacaacacaggccctcgacctcacttagtcagaaatctctcaagccactcgggcacagtaaaacatgatgctcaacccaaaatatcatttaaaatgtcaaaacagagtaaatacggttgagttatgaaaacagtagtatacaacatgattgagtacaaatatgaagtcaaaacagtgaggaatagtagtaaaaatcccttaagggtccaaaacagttggcacgaggcccaaatatggcattcagcccaaaacatgataatactttccaaaacacaataatATCGAATGgctttcaatcaaatatgcagtttaacagtcatacgggacggactaagtcacaatccccaacggtgcatgaccccacgctcgtcatctagcgtgcgCGTCACCTCAAAGCAGCACAATGAtgtaaaatctggggtttcataccctccggacaaacatttacaatcattactgacctcaatccggtccaaactctagcccgcgatgcttttacctctcgactcggcctccgaatgctccaaatctaaccaaaaacaggttcataccatcaaaatattccaagggaacaaagcccactcgaaaataaccaatttacaccaGGAGCCCCGAATttggccaaacctgacccccaggcccacgtctcgaaaattCGATAAAaaccacaaaactagaatccttattctctcacgagtctacccataacaaattcatcaaaatacgacctcaattgcccattcaaatccccaaaagaattctcaaacttttcttccatttttcccaatttccactttaatttctcaaattaaatgatgaaattcaagactaaatcatggaattaaaccaaatatgaatgAAGAATACTTACCACAATTATTCCACTGAAAAtatcctcaaatttcaccttctcccgagctctctaatggTTTTTtctgatattggacttaaaccctcgatttttaaaatataatctgactgcccagatattttcttcatcgcgaacgcggcagcaccctcgcgttcgcgaagcacaaagcttCTCTGACCAAAATtctctccttcgcgaacgcgagggcccacctGCGAGCGCGAAGACCACACAGCTCGACCCTACGTGAACGCGATATCCTGGTCACGAACGCGTAACTTGATCTTCTGAACCTTCGCGGACACGGGAcctgcatcgcgaacgcgaagaacagaCCTGCAGCCTCACTCAACAACCCTTAGCGAACGCGAGGCCCTATCTCGAACGCGAAGACCACACAACTCGACCTTACGCGAACGCAATATCCTGGTCACGAACGCGTAACTTGATCACCtgaaccttcgcgaatgcgggacctgcatcacgaacgcgaagaacagaCCTGCAACCTCACTCAACAATCCTTAGCGAACGCGAgggcctatcgcgaacgcgaagaagagttTTCTGCAACAAAAAACACCAACAAATCTGCCAAGTCCAAAGTTCAAAAATTGATATGTTAACCacctgaaacacacctgaggacctcgggacctcaaccaaatatgccaacacatcccataacctcattcaaacttgttccaaccttcggaacgctaaaaacaacatcaaaacatcaaatcaccctcggattcaagcctaagaatttcaaaacttctaaattctgcttttgatcaaaaagtctatcaaacctcgtccgaatgacctgaaattttacacacacatcacaaatggcACAACAGACGTACTCCAATTTTCGAAATTTTATtctgaccctaatatcaaaattttcactaccaaccgaaaaatgccaaattttcaatttcgtcaattcaagcctaaaccttccacggatctccaaaatacattccgatcacgctcctaagtcccaaatcacctaacaaagctaaccAAATCGTAAAAATTACAATTCGATATCATATAATAATAAGTTAatacttggtcaaacctttcaaattttaagcttcaaactgagaattgttcttccaaattcattccgattaccctgaaaaccaaaactgatgatttacataagccataatacatcacacggggctagtcatgcctgggaactggcgagcaaagtgcaaaagttcaaaacgatcggtcgggtcgttacaattatttCATGTGCACCTCGACTAATTTAACTAATACCTACAATCTCTTATCAATAAAAATGTTGAATAAACCAGTTCATCAACTTAGcttgtttccttatttttcttttcaatagtTCAGAAATCACTATTACTTGGTGCTCATTGATCTAAAATGGGTTTTttttggtgtgtgtgtgtgtgtgggggggggggggggacgaaaaagagaaggaaaaaagtgACTTTGACAATGTTATAAAATACCAATATATCTATATGTTATGTTAGCAATATCATTCTTGCATGAAATATCTTAATATTATCCTTTACTTTAGGGGTCGTGTAATTACCGGGATAAGGATATTAATATCGGAATAaaatttggattgtatttattcCCATGTTTGATTGTGCTATTAACTAATGccaatataattttatattaaaacgaTAGTTTACCTATTCGGGGATAGTTAATCTCATGGGATATCAGCCCATAGGATATTTTTGTTTATCCCATAATTAACAATCCCTTAGAATATTATAGTTGGTCATTAGTAAATTTTCTAGTACTTGTCCTTGTCTTTAACGAAAACTATCGCGAACAGATTAATGTGCCAAAATACTTTGAGAAAAGTGCACAAAATTTTCTCATGTACTTGTAACAATGGTGTATATTTAATTTTAGATAGAAGGTCGGTTAGGACCAGTGGCAGACCCAAAATTTTTATCAAGCGGGTTCAAAATGCAAAGAAATAAATatacaaagaggtcaacaaaaactatatatgaataaaatatattattagaAATGTTCTCTACGAGTTCTCATTTCTTGAAGCGTATTCATAATAGTCTCATCAAAaatggtgttaaatatttttctttctacatAAGGTACCAAATAACAGCTCATGAATTCGTCATTCATTCAGTTCCGCAATTCACTCTTGATCAACTTCATCGCCGAGAAAGTTCTTTCAACTATAGCAGTGGCAACTGGTAGAAGCAAAGCAAATTTCACAAGGTGAAACAAAATGGATAATTCAAATACTTCTTTGTTTTAACTAGTGTGTCagaaatatcaacaagtcctTGTAGATTTGGAGAACCTTTCATCAACATCACGAACATCAACAATATAAGTTTCAAGTTAATTCTTGAGCGTAACCATTATATTCTCATCAAAATCGCCAGGATACAATTCAGCCATCatcaatattttatttatgtcaAAACTGGAAAATGAATCAACTGGATTTAAGCAAGCTACTCCAACAAGCAAGTTCGTTGTCACCTCATTAAAACGAGCATTGAGTTCTTGAACTTGCCAATCAATAATCTTAAAAAATATATCAACACGATAGTGATGTAAAACAGTATAATCAACAACTTTACGTCGAGATCTTCCAGAGTAAACATAGAAGTCATCAAAGTTTGGTATCAAAATATTATACTTGACACAAAATGTAGACACCTTATCAATAAGTGAATCCCATTTTTCTTCTCTTAGATTTTGCAACTGTTTCTTTTTCACTTAAACAAGTAGAATAGCATTTGCAATATCTTGCTCCTTTTTTTTTGTAAGGACGTATTAAGCTCATTTGTGATCTCCAAAACATCTCTCATTAGGTGCAACATGAAAGTAACCTCAAATGTTTGACAAGTGCTAAGATATCCCTTTGCCTTAGCTCTTTCTTCTAAATTCCGGGCATCAACAATGATAGTATCAAGAACATCAATAATTGAGCCAAACATAGAAATAAAGTTCTTAAAAGATTTGTAGTGTGAACTCCAACGAGTATCGACAACTCTGGCAAGACCAAGTTCTTGATTCAAACCCCTACCAGTTTCAAGTTCACCCATGTCTAATGCCTCTTGAACTTTTTCTGCTTGAGATTCTCGAAGATCATCCATATGTTTAAAAGAGCCTCCCACTATATTCAATACATTAGAAACGAACAATACAACTTCTCCCACTTCAAGACACTTTTTAGATACCGCCAATAAGAGTCAATGGAAGTTGGTGTGCAAAATAATGAATGGAATAAACGGATTTACTTTCTTATTGAATCAAAGTTTTGAGGCCGTGTAAATCCTCTTGCATGTTGCTTGCTCCATCATAACATTGTCCACACACATAAGATAAACTTAAAGAATGTTGAGCAAGGTAATCAACAATTGCTTTCTTTAAACATAAAGCACTAGTATTACGAACATGAACGATCCTAGTAAAATGCTCCACCACAGATCCACATCTATTAACATATCACAAGACAATAGCTAATTGCTATTTGTGTGATACATCACATGATTCATCAATTAGCAATGCAAAAAGGTCTCCATTTAGATCGTCCATAATTGCTTTAAGTGTTTCAATTTTACATGCaatgataatatttttttgaattttatgagaGGTCAACTGATCATTCTTTGGAGCCTTTTTCAACACAAGATCACGGATTTTATCGCACTTCTCTGCATACCATGAAAGAATCTCAAGAACGTTACCCTTGTTTAATGATGATTCATCTTCACGATGTCCACAGAATGTCATTCCTTGATTTAATAGGAGCCTCACAACCTCAATTGAAGCCTTTAAGCGAATTGTGTATTCGAGCTTGGTTTGACTGGATTGCCTAtcaaatgaagtttgaattgactCTTTTTTGTTTTAATAAATCTTCACATTTCCTTTTTGCATGATTATGAATACTGCTCGACTTACCAATATGCATATCGaatctcttctttttttgtcAACTCTTAAATCCTAAACTTGAAAATACATCACCTCCACCTTGATGAATGCTTCATCTTGAAACAAGTAACAATACAAAAAATAAGCTCCATTTTCTATCACATTGTACTCCAACCAATTATCATATTCATCAAACCATTTAGGATTGAAACTGCGCTTTAAGCTCGAAAAATCTCTTTGAGGAAACTTATGATATCGGGGTTGGTAAGGACCTCTTCAGAGATATTCTCTTCTAATCTCATCACGCTCATTTGGATGATAATCTCTAGTGGGTATTCTCTCCTTTGGATCAGTCGGTAAAGAATCAAGATCTATTCCTTGCCTTTGTCTTTTAGAGGATTGAGGTTGCTCTTCTAATTGGTTCAAATTTTGTTCCACGAGAATAGCAATTGGAGAGGATGAACTTGGTTATGGCAACTTAGAAGATACTAGAGGGTAAAATCTCTTCATTGTAACACAAATTGGATTACCAAATTAGAATTAGAATTAGAAgaataattttgtatatgtttaaCCTTAAATTTAAACTAGAAGAATTAATGTGGCTGAAGACAACCCAAGTGACGATCACTCATAAGATTACAGAACTATTGTAATGAAGGAAACATAACTGATTTCTCACTCAAAACATAACTGTTGATTCAACAATGAGCCAAGGAAAATGTCCTTCACCGCATCAAGGAACACAACTGATTTCTATTCCATATCAAAAGTACAAACTAAAAAAGGATTTCTCACtcaaaaccaacaacaacaatctgAGATTGCTAAAGAGAAAAAGTGCTTAACTTCTCAATATAAGCAAGTTTATTACTCTCAATTTCTCACCTTTCCCCATTTTCCATTaagattaaaaatataataaaaaaagacATTTAACATGGTATATCTCAACTTGAAATTTGTTTCTCAGCCAAAATCCATTCAAACAATCTAATTTTTTTTCAAAGCATAAATTACAAAAATCTGCAATATAAGCAAGTGAAAAACCTGATAGTGATAATTGACGGGCTGACGTCAAAAGACGGAGAGAGACGACCCAACGAGAAGCGGCAACGGCTCATGTCTATTGGAGGAGACGACTatgaagcaatgttctttaaAATCTAACTACAACAAAGAGAAGAAAACACATAAAGGTGAAGGAAATTTATTGGGATTAAATCTTTATGCAAAAGAGgaataaatactaaaaattgaaaaactagAATTGGTTCTTATTGATCACATGAACTTTTAGTTAGATACTAACTAATATGAAGCCCTTTGTCTTTGAGGGAGATGACCTTCTGGGCAGGGGCTAACGGAGGAGGTGACTATGGAAGCGATTCTCTTTGAGATTgaacgagagagagagagagagagaaggggggggggggggcatcgAAGGGCTTGGGATTAGAGATTCTGATTGTTTTTTGATTGGGGGAATTGGGGGATATTTTTAAAAAACATAAACGATGTCGTTTTTATGGGAAAAAAGacctatattaaaaaaaaaaactaaaaatagagGGCATATGTGACTAACTGGTTTTGAACTCAAGACCATGTGAAAATTTTGAACCATCTTTACCAATAAACTAGGCAATTTACTTGTTTGAAGTAGGTTTAAAATAATCTTTATACCATTAATTTTTCGAAGACAGAAAAAATATACCTATATACACAATACTATGTGGGTCCGCCTCTGGTTAGGACTTAGGATCAAGAATAAATATACTACGCTCTATACATAGATGACGGTAAGGATTGAAAATACTATAATTTGTAATTTGTAAGTTTTGAAAATAAAAGtataagtttttttaaaaaagtaaggaTTGGACTGCCAAATAATCGTGACATCTACCCAACTAGGGGAACATTCGCATTAAATTGACCAAATATTCTCACTGTACTATTTGACACTTGGTGAGTGATGGGTGGACACAGGTATCAAAATCCTTTTTATATTGGCACTATAGAGGATGTTGACGTGGTAGTATGTATAAATTTAAAAGATGGAAAGAGAAAGTAGCCTGCAATTGGTGAATGAGCATATTATCTAGGGTTCTTCGCGGTTTGACGAAAATCGGTTCAAAttgaaaaccaaatcaaaccgacTAAGTAAatcgattttttttatttggattgattttgattttaaattttaaaaaccgataaaatttggtttgattttggttctattataaaaatcaaaaattaaactgaaccaaaccgattaattatatacaaaatttaataattattttatacaatataatatctttttctaaatatttttaaatattttatgcaatttaattgttattttgaattttggtttatCCTACTTATATCTTAAAAGATTGTCTAAGCCCAAAACAATAGGAATCAGCCAATTTTCTTTCCCTTAAGAGACTTTAATTCTCTAACCCTCCGCACATACTTTTGCCTAAcagaagagttaaaaaaaatcctaccataaaagtaaagaaagcaaACTCAAATTGCAGGACTACAGTGGCTAAAACTTGAGAAAGCAAACTTTTAGTTgtttttttgttcattcttttcatataaagaggtaaataaaCTTTCAGTTCCGAACGAAATATATAAAAAGTATAAATTTTCAGATTATTGTCTAGTGTTGTTTCACTATTATCGACTTATTATTAGCTTACTAAGaaccgaaaaaccgaaccaaaccaatgACAACCAAACCGATGGTTTGTATttaatttggtttgattttgattttaaaattttaaaaatcgattaaattgatttgattttgtttttaatCAAAAACCGATCAAACCGAACCGTGAACACCCCTAATATTATCATTAGGCCAAAAAATGAGTAGAATTTATCTTGTAATACTAAGGAAACGTTTGtccataatattttttttctgtttttcgatttttttgtcaaaaacatgtttgttcatgaaatttacaagtttttaaattttttttgaaaatgagtttttcataattaaaaaaatcagaaattcttGTTGTCCCACTCATAAAATCGCaacattttttcaagtgaaatgcatattcaaatataatttaaatttcaAATACTAATTTTCAACTTATCTTCAAATACTacttttttcatcaaaaattataATTGTTTTGTCCAAACGCCTATTAATTAGGTTTAAAATGATGCCTGAaaagtaggggtgtcaatggatatttaaaaacctaCTAAATTGATTGAACCATATCGTACCGATTTTtagatttcttttaataaaactgTAGATTTTTtgtataaatctataaccgtgccgataattagattagattttttattttgtgaaaataaatcgaaaaaataccgaaccataTCGAATGAATTTacatgtagaaaatatatttatagattaagtttaaaaataataaaacattaaaTTCTTTTTGGGCATTGTAATTATAAAAATGGTTAAAAGCCAacgagtaattaaactcaaaattctAATTCCCAAAACTATTATGTTGCTcttattgaaactaaattattttcagcctattcactagcaagatacaaagtattctagcgatcATGAGTAGCAAACTGCAATGTATTGAGTATGTGTCCTTTTGTATGATTTAAATTTATCTTCTTGGATACTTAATCTTCcatattactttatttttgaatcccagcttggttaatatcttttcattcgtgtgatttatattttctttgtctttgcttagtttcttttatattgatgtagaatagttgatggatctagtACTCTGGCCATTTGTCATGTTTCTTAATTCATCACTCTTTAAAAAGttaaaatgtctagagagttttgcgaagtcctataaaagtatgtatgttattatattctacttctactagttACTTTTACctgacatttaaaaaaatatcgaaaattaaccgaatcgtaccgataccgaagaaaaaccgacatgattgggacgatTTCAGAAAGTCTAATTTTAgttatacataataaaataaccgaaaaattagGTATGATACaagttttataaaataaccggccaaATCGGACCATTAACACCCCTACTGGAAAGTCACAATGCTCATATTTATTATCGGAGACTTACAAATAATATATTCCTCGGTTTATTCTTTCGTTTAAGATGTAAATTCTTGAATAAATTTCACACCTATTCatgtattggaaaaaaactgagtttat includes these proteins:
- the LOC107800992 gene encoding uncharacterized protein LOC107800992, translating into MDDLRESQAEKVQEALDMGELETGRGLNQELGLARVVDTRWSSHYKSFKNFISMFGSIIDVLDTIIVDARNLEERAKAKGYLSTCQTFELQNLREEKWDSLIDKVSTFCVKYNILIPNFDDFYVYSGRSRRKVVDYTVLHHYRVDIFFKIIDWQVQELNARFNEVTTNLLVGVACLNPVDSFSSFDINKILMMAELYPGDFDENIMVTLKN